From the Gallaecimonas mangrovi genome, one window contains:
- a CDS encoding extracellular solute-binding protein translates to MRKQLGRALFAMALGLSAFAAKADDKQLNLYVWSEYIPQDVIDNFTKETGIEVNVTTYESNEAMFAKLKLTKGAGYDVVVPSTYYISMMSKDGLLKKLDKSQLPNLKNLDPNLLNKEYDPGNQYSVPYFWGSTAIGVNADDIDPKTIHSWKDLFDPKYKGRLLLTDDVREVFQIGLTLNGYSANSTDPKQIEKAYETLKPLVANTQVFNSDAPRLPYLSGDVDIGMIWNGEVYMANKEGGHLAYIYPKEGAIFWVDSFAIPSHAEHTTAALKFINYMMRPEVAKECVEYVGYATPNLAGKALLPDALKNSKVIFPDKETVDKGQFQTDVGPAISIYEKYWTKLKTGH, encoded by the coding sequence ATGAGGAAACAGCTAGGTCGCGCCCTGTTTGCAATGGCGCTTGGCTTAAGTGCTTTTGCCGCAAAAGCTGACGATAAACAACTGAACCTGTATGTGTGGTCTGAATACATCCCCCAGGATGTCATTGATAACTTCACCAAGGAAACAGGTATTGAAGTTAATGTGACAACCTATGAGTCCAACGAGGCAATGTTCGCCAAGTTGAAGCTCACCAAAGGCGCTGGCTACGACGTGGTAGTGCCATCCACTTACTATATCAGCATGATGAGCAAAGACGGCTTGCTTAAAAAGCTCGATAAAAGCCAGCTGCCGAACCTTAAAAACCTTGACCCAAACCTCCTTAACAAGGAATACGACCCGGGTAACCAGTACTCGGTGCCCTATTTCTGGGGTTCAACCGCCATTGGTGTTAATGCCGATGATATTGACCCGAAAACCATTCACAGTTGGAAAGACTTGTTCGACCCCAAATACAAGGGCCGGCTGCTGCTGACAGACGATGTACGGGAAGTGTTTCAAATTGGCCTGACCTTAAACGGTTATTCCGCCAATAGCACCGATCCGAAGCAGATTGAAAAAGCCTACGAAACCCTAAAGCCGCTGGTGGCAAATACCCAGGTATTTAACTCCGACGCGCCGCGCCTGCCGTATTTGTCGGGTGATGTCGATATCGGCATGATTTGGAACGGTGAAGTGTATATGGCCAATAAAGAAGGTGGCCACCTTGCCTATATCTACCCGAAAGAAGGCGCCATTTTCTGGGTGGATTCCTTTGCCATACCTTCCCACGCTGAGCACACCACCGCCGCTCTGAAGTTTATTAACTACATGATGCGCCCGGAAGTGGCCAAGGAATGCGTGGAATATGTGGGTTATGCCACCCCGAACCTGGCTGGCAAGGCGTTACTGCCCGACGCCCTTAAAAATTCCAAGGTAATTTTCCCCGATAAGGAAACCGTGGATAAGGGCCAGTTCCAAACCGACGTTGGCCCGGCCATCAGTATTTACGAAAAATACTGGACCAAGCTAAAAACCGGTCATTAA
- the cobB gene encoding Sir2 family NAD+-dependent deacetylase: MSKSHYSSIVVLTGAGISAESGIKTFRDQGGLWESHRLEDVATPEAFQRDSALVQRFYNERRAQLPLVEPNDGHLALARLEKAVPGTLVITQNVDDLHERAGSHHLIHMHGELSKARCVKSGQLFRVKEPLSEHSLCTCCVPANLLRPHIVWFGEMPLGLDRIFHALAQCDLFIAIGTSGQVYPAAGFVDEAASQGAYCIEINADNSHISDRFDEHRRGPASIEVPKLVKELCGH, translated from the coding sequence GTGAGCAAAAGCCATTACAGTAGCATTGTCGTGCTAACCGGCGCCGGTATTAGTGCCGAATCGGGTATTAAAACCTTTCGTGACCAGGGTGGTCTTTGGGAATCTCACCGGTTGGAAGACGTGGCAACGCCAGAAGCCTTTCAGCGCGACAGTGCCTTAGTGCAGCGTTTTTATAATGAACGCCGTGCACAGCTTCCTCTTGTTGAGCCTAACGACGGTCACTTGGCGCTGGCCCGCCTGGAAAAAGCAGTACCAGGCACCTTGGTTATTACCCAAAATGTTGATGATCTTCATGAAAGGGCGGGCAGTCATCACCTTATCCATATGCATGGCGAGTTAAGCAAGGCCCGCTGCGTAAAGTCAGGGCAGCTTTTCCGGGTGAAAGAGCCCCTTAGCGAACACAGTCTTTGCACCTGCTGCGTACCCGCCAATTTACTCAGGCCGCACATTGTTTGGTTCGGTGAAATGCCATTGGGGCTAGACAGAATTTTCCACGCCTTGGCCCAGTGCGATTTGTTTATCGCCATCGGCACCTCCGGGCAGGTTTACCCCGCCGCCGGCTTTGTCGATGAAGCGGCCTCGCAAGGCGCCTATTGTATCGAAATTAATGCTGACAACTCCCACATCAGCGACCGTTTTGATGAACATCGCCGTGGGCCGGCGTCAATAGAAGTGCCTAAGTTGGTTAAGGAGCTTTGCGGCCATTAA
- a CDS encoding response regulator transcription factor, translating to MNSVNILIADDHPLFRAAIRLTISTALPDAHISEVSDVQALEAALTAQEPDLVLLDLTMPGANGFSSLIMLREHHPALPVVVVSAHEDNSSVNRAYHYGALGFVPKSSDPQVIAQAIDDVLAGNTWFPPDFTPEPQSANEHQLAQGLASLTPQQYKVLVMFSDGLLNKQIAYELGVSEATIKAHATAIFRKLDVRNRTQAVIALQSFAPAHDPSWHAAPQA from the coding sequence ATGAATTCGGTCAATATTCTGATAGCAGACGATCATCCGCTTTTTCGAGCCGCCATTCGGCTTACCATTTCGACGGCCCTTCCCGATGCACACATCAGTGAAGTGAGCGACGTGCAAGCATTGGAAGCAGCATTAACCGCTCAAGAACCTGATTTGGTGCTACTGGACCTTACCATGCCGGGCGCTAATGGGTTTTCGTCTCTTATCATGCTTCGAGAACACCACCCTGCCTTGCCGGTGGTGGTGGTATCTGCCCATGAAGATAACAGCAGTGTTAACCGTGCTTACCATTACGGCGCCCTGGGGTTTGTGCCAAAGTCGTCTGACCCGCAAGTGATTGCCCAGGCCATAGACGATGTGCTGGCCGGTAATACCTGGTTTCCCCCTGACTTTACGCCAGAGCCGCAGTCGGCCAACGAACACCAGCTAGCCCAAGGCCTTGCGTCGTTAACGCCGCAGCAATACAAAGTGCTGGTGATGTTTTCCGACGGCCTGTTGAATAAACAAATTGCCTATGAATTGGGGGTGTCGGAAGCCACTATTAAGGCCCACGCCACCGCCATATTCAGAAAGCTCGATGTACGCAACCGCACGCAAGCGGTTATTGCATTGCAGAGCTTTGCCCCAGCGCACGATCCATCATGGCACGCAGCGCCGCAGGCTTAA